A stretch of the Poseidonibacter parvus genome encodes the following:
- a CDS encoding phosphatidate cytidylyltransferase yields the protein MNILNSQILTTFSIILAILAFAYFFIKHLQKKQNKPFTELYNRTISWIYMIGFFIVGVYINNTLAIIFFAMLSFLALKEYFTLIPTRHTDRRIMFYGYIVIAFQYYFAYIQWYEMFIICIPVYLYLLLPFRQMLIGQTDGFINNTSKVQWGVMLFVFCISHMAFLFFLPNIEVVSGAMMVLYLVFLTQFNDILQYVFGKRFGKNKIIPKVSPNKTVEGFSGAVITTTILAVIFSYLTPFTVIEAIGAGLIISIGGFIGDVVVSMIKRDVGVKDAGNLIAGHGGIIDRIDSLTYTTPLFFHYVYYLYY from the coding sequence ATGAATATTTTAAACTCTCAAATTCTTACTACTTTTTCAATAATTCTTGCAATTTTAGCTTTTGCATATTTTTTTATAAAACACCTACAAAAAAAGCAGAATAAACCTTTTACTGAACTTTATAATAGAACAATATCATGGATATATATGATTGGCTTTTTTATTGTTGGTGTTTATATAAATAATACCTTAGCAATCATATTTTTTGCAATGTTAAGTTTCCTAGCTTTAAAAGAATATTTTACATTAATTCCAACAAGACATACAGATAGAAGGATCATGTTTTATGGATATATAGTAATTGCATTTCAATACTATTTTGCATATATTCAATGGTATGAAATGTTTATTATCTGTATTCCTGTTTATTTATATCTTCTTTTACCATTTAGACAAATGTTAATAGGTCAAACTGATGGCTTCATAAATAATACTAGTAAAGTACAATGGGGAGTGATGCTATTTGTATTTTGTATAAGTCATATGGCTTTTCTATTCTTCTTACCAAATATTGAAGTAGTTAGTGGTGCTATGATGGTTTTATATTTAGTATTTTTAACTCAATTTAATGATATTTTACAATATGTTTTTGGTAAAAGATTTGGTAAAAATAAAATCATTCCAAAAGTAAGTCCAAATAAAACTGTTGAAGGTTTTAGTGGAGCTGTTATTACTACAACAATTTTAGCAGTTATATTTTCATACCTAACACCTTTTACAGTTATTGAAGCAATAGGTGCAGGTCTAATTATAAGTATTGGTGGTTTTATTGGTGATGTTGTAGTTTCTATGATAAAAAGAGATGTTGGTGTTAAAGATGCTGGGAATTTAATAGCTGGTCATGGTGGAATTATTGATAGAATTGATAGCTTAACATATACTACGCCTTTATTTTTTCATTATGTTTATTATTTATATTATTAA
- a CDS encoding lysophospholipid acyltransferase family protein — translation MFKKLFFAIFAKPFMFIITGLSIKNIENLPKDEPYVIIANHNSHLDILAIMTMYSNKDIVNVSPVAASDYFFKNKYIKWISTQLIGILPINRKVNRKDGQHPLDGVYKAIEENKTLIIFPEGSRGEASVMQKFKNGIGHIAKKYPDLKIVPMVLENTGKALPKNEALFIPLIIKLEIKEAICFNQVNSNVNDFVSLLEENFKN, via the coding sequence ATGTTTAAAAAACTATTTTTTGCTATTTTTGCAAAGCCTTTTATGTTTATAATTACAGGTCTTAGTATTAAAAATATAGAAAATCTACCAAAAGATGAACCATATGTTATTATTGCAAATCATAATAGCCATCTAGATATTTTAGCCATTATGACAATGTATTCAAATAAAGATATCGTAAATGTATCTCCCGTAGCTGCTAGTGATTATTTTTTTAAAAACAAATATATCAAATGGATTTCAACACAATTAATTGGAATTCTTCCTATTAATAGAAAAGTAAATAGAAAAGATGGACAGCATCCATTAGATGGTGTTTATAAAGCTATAGAAGAGAACAAAACACTTATTATATTTCCAGAAGGAAGTCGTGGGGAAGCATCTGTTATGCAAAAGTTTAAAAATGGAATCGGACATATAGCAAAAAAATATCCAGATTTAAAAATTGTACCAATGGTATTAGAAAACACAGGAAAAGCATTACCTAAAAATGAAGCGCTTTTTATTCCTTTAATAATCAAATTAGAAATAAAAGAAGCAATTTGCTTTAATCAAGTAAATTCAAATGTAAATGACTTTGTATCATTATTAGAAGAAAATTTCAAAAACTAA
- a CDS encoding bifunctional alpha/beta hydrolase/class I SAM-dependent methyltransferase, producing MEENINTFKSFDKQKLFFRKWENINTWNKKVLIVLHRGHEHSKRLEEFAKTKAFENYKIYSYDNRGHGKTKVDATYEFMNLVRDLNSFVNFVCKEEKIKQEDIFVIANSVAGVVASTWIHDYAPKIAGVALVAPAFEIKLYFPFAKEFLDLAIKIKPDLNIKSYVKSKFLTHDKNEQKIYDEDKLITPNIPAKQLTTLLDTAKRVVKDATLISTPTLVLSASKDYVVNSSIQGDFYAKLSSKIKKFVKLDGFFHGVLYEDKKDLAIEEIVDFIELCFKSEKENYLNEKIKITQDEIDKIVYGSQSLCEKTSYFTQRFMLNNLGFMSDGMKKGLKYGFDSGVTLDYIYANKPSGKTKLGEMIDKNYLNSIGWKGIRQRKVNMISTLEEKIEALNKENKKVKILDIAGGPARYLIEICKKYPNIQVLVQDYQEQNINEGKQLVKEFGIGNIAYKQADAFDKNTYSKDIFEPNIVVVSGVFELFPSNDLIKNAIEGITAVIEDKGYLVYTGQPWHPQLAQIANVLGNHRDKQWIMRRRSQYELDLLFNEYNFEKENMKIDDWGIFTVSSAKFKKAND from the coding sequence ATGGAAGAAAACATAAATACTTTTAAAAGTTTTGATAAACAAAAACTTTTTTTTCGTAAATGGGAAAATATAAATACTTGGAATAAAAAAGTACTAATTGTGCTGCATAGAGGGCATGAGCACTCAAAAAGATTAGAAGAATTTGCTAAAACAAAAGCATTTGAAAATTATAAAATATATTCTTATGATAATAGAGGTCATGGAAAAACAAAAGTTGATGCAACATATGAATTTATGAATTTAGTTCGTGATTTAAACTCTTTTGTAAACTTTGTTTGTAAAGAAGAAAAGATTAAACAAGAAGATATTTTTGTAATTGCAAACTCTGTTGCAGGTGTTGTTGCATCTACTTGGATACATGATTATGCACCTAAAATTGCAGGAGTTGCTTTAGTTGCTCCTGCTTTTGAAATAAAATTATATTTTCCCTTTGCCAAAGAATTTTTAGATTTAGCAATAAAAATAAAACCAGATTTAAACATCAAATCTTATGTAAAATCAAAGTTTTTAACACATGATAAAAATGAGCAAAAGATATATGATGAAGATAAACTTATAACTCCAAATATTCCAGCAAAACAACTAACAACACTACTTGATACTGCAAAAAGAGTGGTTAAGGATGCGACTTTAATTTCAACACCAACTTTAGTATTAAGTGCTTCAAAAGATTATGTTGTAAACAGTAGTATTCAAGGAGACTTTTATGCAAAACTTTCTTCAAAGATTAAAAAGTTTGTGAAACTAGATGGCTTCTTTCATGGTGTTTTATATGAAGACAAAAAAGATTTAGCAATAGAAGAAATAGTGGATTTTATTGAACTTTGTTTTAAATCAGAAAAAGAAAACTATTTAAATGAAAAAATAAAGATTACTCAAGATGAAATCGATAAGATAGTTTACGGAAGTCAATCTTTATGTGAGAAAACTTCATATTTTACACAAAGATTCATGCTTAATAATCTAGGTTTCATGAGTGATGGAATGAAAAAAGGCTTAAAATATGGATTTGATTCAGGAGTAACTCTTGATTATATTTATGCAAATAAACCAAGTGGAAAAACGAAACTTGGTGAAATGATTGATAAAAACTATTTAAATAGTATTGGTTGGAAAGGGATTAGACAAAGAAAAGTAAATATGATTTCTACTTTAGAAGAAAAAATTGAAGCTTTAAATAAAGAAAATAAAAAAGTAAAAATTTTGGATATCGCTGGAGGACCTGCTAGATATTTAATAGAAATATGTAAAAAATACCCTAACATTCAAGTTTTGGTACAAGATTATCAAGAACAAAATATTAATGAAGGGAAACAATTAGTTAAAGAGTTTGGAATTGGAAATATTGCTTATAAACAAGCTGATGCTTTTGATAAAAATACATATTCAAAGGACATATTTGAACCAAATATTGTAGTAGTTTCTGGGGTATTTGAGCTATTTCCTTCAAATGATTTGATTAAAAATGCAATTGAGGGTATAACAGCAGTTATTGAAGATAAGGGATATTTAGTTTATACAGGACAACCTTGGCATCCTCAATTAGCACAAATTGCAAACGTTTTAGGAAATCATAGAGATAAGCAATGGATTATGAGAAGAAGAAGTCAGTATGAATTAGACTTGTTATTTAATGAATATAATTTTGAAAAAGAAAATATGAAAATAGATGACTGGGGAATTTTTACAGTTTCTTCTGCAAAGTTTAAAAAAGCTAATGACTAA
- a CDS encoding dual specificity protein phosphatase family protein, with translation MTKIYNPSLEANATLKERSVWLLYLGALFFILYGSANQYAFLTSPHESFFMQWEENIPFIEIFIIPYMSSDILFAIALLLTQTRFELRVLALRIFITMTFSVFVFVLYPLQFSFVKPETSNFLFSMLELDLAYNQMPSLHISLAIVLWFSMKEHISNIFIKSFLAFWFILICLSTLFVYQHHFIDIPTGAVVGFTVVYLISSKKKTYLTSRFMTPRSLKMSLYYLIGVLISIILYFNFNSFIFIYLFLTALSISFIYAFGFNLLLTNEKSKPNIFQKILFAPYFIASYFSWNYYKNKIDFKSQLNDNIYFGRQATKEEYKELEALGIKTIINLANDQQFHKTNIKEIRYPLLDMTMQDPVILHQIIKTIEKHSNEKIYIHCTLGMSRSILAISSYLLYKKKSINEVNEIMNKLRPIYVKSKYMSINLELYEKFISKNN, from the coding sequence ATGACTAAAATATATAATCCATCCCTAGAAGCAAATGCAACTTTAAAAGAAAGAAGTGTTTGGCTTTTGTATCTTGGTGCTTTATTTTTTATTTTATACGGAAGTGCAAATCAGTATGCTTTTTTAACGTCTCCTCATGAATCCTTTTTTATGCAATGGGAAGAAAATATTCCATTTATTGAAATATTTATAATTCCTTATATGTCATCTGATATATTATTTGCAATTGCACTACTACTGACTCAAACTAGGTTTGAGCTTAGAGTTTTAGCGCTTAGGATATTTATTACAATGACTTTTTCTGTTTTTGTATTTGTTCTTTATCCTTTACAATTTTCTTTTGTAAAACCTGAAACTTCAAACTTTCTTTTTTCAATGCTAGAGCTTGATTTAGCTTATAATCAAATGCCCTCTTTACATATTAGTTTAGCTATTGTACTTTGGTTTTCAATGAAAGAACATATTTCAAATATTTTTATAAAATCATTTTTAGCCTTTTGGTTTATACTTATCTGCTTATCTACTTTGTTTGTTTATCAACATCATTTTATTGATATTCCAACAGGTGCGGTTGTTGGCTTTACCGTGGTTTATCTTATATCTTCGAAGAAAAAAACATATTTAACTTCGAGATTTATGACTCCTAGAAGTTTAAAAATGTCTTTGTACTATTTAATAGGTGTTCTTATATCAATAATTTTATATTTTAACTTTAATTCATTTATTTTTATATATTTATTTTTAACAGCTTTAAGTATAAGTTTTATCTATGCTTTTGGTTTTAATTTATTATTGACAAATGAAAAATCAAAACCAAATATATTTCAAAAAATACTATTTGCACCATATTTTATTGCTTCTTATTTTTCTTGGAATTATTATAAAAATAAAATAGATTTTAAATCACAATTAAATGACAATATTTATTTTGGAAGACAAGCTACAAAAGAAGAGTATAAAGAACTTGAAGCACTAGGGATTAAAACCATTATAAACCTTGCAAATGATCAACAATTTCATAAAACAAATATTAAAGAAATACGATATCCATTGTTGGATATGACAATGCAAGATCCAGTGATTTTACATCAAATAATAAAAACAATAGAAAAACATTCAAATGAAAAAATATATATACACTGTACTCTAGGAATGTCAAGAAGTATTTTGGCTATATCATCCTATTTACTTTACAAAAAAAAATCAATAAATGAAGTAAATGAAATTATGAATAAACTAAGACCAATTTATGTTAAATCAAAATATATGAGTATAAATCTTGAGTTATATGAAAAATTTATTTCCAAGAATAACTAA
- a CDS encoding DsbA family protein — translation MQNKKVIISSLIVLILVFLSGAYIFKTNKSEQLASNAKQNSSALVRESSFILGEKNAKVELVEFFDPACETCAQMHPHVKDIMKRNKGNIKLVLRYAPFHKGSVDVVMMLEATKKQGKFLETLELLFATQKFWTVHHEVDLNKTWGILSTSKLLDMTKLAEDMKNPKIIEIVKQDIEDGKVLKANKTPAYYVNGKPLEVFGLQNLIDLINSEL, via the coding sequence ATGCAAAATAAAAAAGTTATAATAAGCTCACTAATAGTATTAATATTAGTATTTTTAAGTGGTGCATATATTTTTAAAACAAATAAATCAGAACAATTAGCATCAAATGCAAAACAAAACTCCTCAGCCCTTGTACGAGAGAGTTCATTTATTTTAGGTGAAAAAAATGCAAAAGTAGAACTTGTTGAGTTTTTTGACCCAGCTTGTGAAACTTGTGCACAAATGCATCCACATGTAAAAGATATTATGAAAAGAAACAAAGGAAACATAAAACTTGTTTTAAGATATGCACCTTTTCATAAAGGCTCAGTTGATGTTGTAATGATGCTAGAAGCTACAAAAAAGCAAGGGAAATTTTTAGAAACATTAGAACTATTATTTGCAACTCAAAAGTTTTGGACAGTTCATCATGAAGTTGATTTAAATAAAACTTGGGGAATATTAAGCACTTCAAAACTTCTTGATATGACTAAATTAGCAGAAGATATGAAAAATCCTAAAATTATTGAAATAGTAAAACAAGATATAGAAGATGGAAAAGTTTTAAAAGCAAACAAAACTCCAGCTTATTATGTAAATGGCAAACCTTTAGAAGTTTTTGGTTTACAAAACTTAATTGATTTGATAAATTCTGAATTATAA
- the glmS gene encoding methylaspartate mutase subunit S yields MKVVTGVVGNDIHVVANRLIDISLQARGFEVFNLGVNTYLEEFLDAVVETNADILLISSLNGEAEGWCREVKILKSKYGNLLDNVVFMIGGNLTVGTGSNDEIVAKFKDYGFDLVFHQIDLNTGLDSLETYLKERK; encoded by the coding sequence ATGAAAGTAGTTACAGGAGTTGTTGGCAATGATATCCATGTTGTTGCAAACAGACTTATTGATATATCATTACAAGCACGTGGATTTGAAGTATTTAACTTAGGTGTTAATACTTATTTAGAAGAATTTCTTGATGCAGTTGTTGAAACAAATGCTGATATTTTATTAATATCATCATTAAATGGCGAAGCTGAAGGATGGTGTAGAGAAGTTAAAATCTTAAAGTCAAAATATGGAAATCTTTTAGATAATGTAGTATTTATGATTGGTGGAAACTTAACAGTAGGAACAGGAAGTAATGATGAAATTGTTGCTAAGTTTAAAGATTACGGTTTTGATTTAGTATTTCATCAAATTGATTTAAATACAGGACTTGATTCACTAGAAACATACTTGAAGGAGAGAAAATAA
- a CDS encoding methylaspartate mutase translates to MSLLQEERDIIIQNKYADDFDFAEIEEFVKNASKDLFISHRFKNANKMLVQPRGGFPTYQKQYDLYEFFVNADVDILPLTIDSNTRLNDYATSAKMLKLSEENEVDMLNGYPLVNHGYKTTRKMITHFNKPVSLRHGTPDARLLIETAIASGIFEIEGGPITYLLPYSKNFPLDKAFLYWKYVERVCANYSKLNEPINRESFGPLTATLVPPCVTIVIQLLEMLLSLEEGVKSFSVSFSQTGSMNQDIVTGAVIRKMAKYYAEEIGCGDASVHLVYHQWMGAFPTDKNFAECLINTSTVIASMVGADKIITKTREEASGIPTKEANAKTVANTQYTLRMLNGLPNVVDKEEEEILTEEVMSIMEAVFNDPADTLWRKVFNSIKNGTIDVPFSPHIINHNEVVTVRDKNKNIRIIKKGNLPISDRCFEYEKKHCDLNKDASSIVNDIIHDIGIMQW, encoded by the coding sequence ATGAGTTTACTTCAAGAAGAAAGAGATATTATTATCCAAAATAAATATGCAGATGATTTTGATTTTGCTGAGATTGAAGAGTTTGTAAAAAATGCTTCAAAAGATTTATTTATATCTCATAGATTTAAAAATGCAAATAAAATGCTTGTTCAACCTCGTGGTGGTTTTCCAACTTATCAAAAACAATATGACTTATATGAGTTTTTTGTAAATGCAGATGTTGATATTTTACCCTTAACTATTGATTCTAATACAAGATTAAATGACTATGCAACATCTGCTAAGATGTTAAAACTTTCTGAAGAAAATGAAGTTGATATGTTAAATGGATATCCATTAGTAAATCATGGTTATAAAACTACAAGAAAAATGATTACACATTTTAATAAGCCTGTAAGTCTAAGACACGGAACTCCAGATGCAAGACTTTTAATAGAAACTGCAATTGCATCAGGAATATTTGAAATTGAAGGTGGACCAATTACTTACCTTTTACCATATTCAAAAAACTTTCCATTAGATAAGGCTTTTTTATATTGGAAATACGTTGAACGAGTATGTGCAAATTATTCAAAATTAAATGAACCAATTAATAGAGAATCATTTGGACCATTAACTGCAACACTAGTGCCTCCTTGTGTAACTATTGTAATTCAATTACTTGAAATGCTTTTATCACTTGAAGAAGGTGTAAAGTCATTCTCAGTATCTTTCTCGCAAACTGGTTCTATGAATCAAGATATAGTTACTGGTGCAGTTATTAGAAAAATGGCAAAATATTATGCAGAAGAAATTGGCTGTGGTGATGCATCAGTTCATTTAGTATATCATCAATGGATGGGAGCCTTCCCTACTGATAAAAACTTTGCAGAATGTTTAATTAATACTTCAACTGTAATTGCATCAATGGTTGGTGCTGATAAGATTATTACAAAAACAAGAGAAGAAGCATCAGGAATTCCAACAAAAGAAGCAAATGCTAAAACAGTTGCAAATACTCAATATACTCTAAGAATGTTAAATGGACTTCCAAATGTAGTTGATAAAGAAGAAGAAGAGATTTTAACAGAAGAAGTAATGAGCATAATGGAAGCAGTATTCAATGACCCTGCTGATACTTTATGGAGAAAAGTCTTTAACTCTATTAAAAATGGAACTATTGATGTTCCTTTCTCTCCACATATTATTAATCATAATGAAGTAGTAACAGTAAGAGATAAAAACAAAAATATCAGAATTATAAAAAAAGGTAATTTACCAATTAGTGATAGATGTTTTGAATATGAAAAGAAACACTGTGATTTAAATAAAGATGCCTCATCAATAGTAAATGATATTATTCATGATATAGGAATTATGCAATGGTAG